From a region of the Candidatus Thermoplasmatota archaeon genome:
- the queC gene encoding 7-cyano-7-deazaguanine synthase QueC produces the protein MGKKKAVCLLSGGLDSAVAAAICKQQGYDIYALSFNYGQRHNKELLCAKKIGKHLNVKKHVFFNLDLQQFGGSSLFNQKKQKIPTHEQKKIGSQIPSTYVPARNTVFLAIALGFAETCDADAIFIGANAIDYSGYPDCRPEYIAAVQNMVNLATKKTIEGKKIIIHAPLLMMTKAEIIKKGLQLGVPFEHTWSCYKGGTKACGRCDSCVLRLQGFHQAKINDPLPYQKKNSPRIQR, from the coding sequence ATGGGGAAAAAAAAGGCAGTATGTCTCCTTTCTGGTGGACTTGACTCTGCGGTTGCTGCAGCAATCTGCAAACAACAAGGATACGATATCTATGCTTTGTCTTTTAACTATGGTCAGCGTCATAATAAAGAATTACTCTGTGCAAAAAAGATTGGCAAACATCTCAACGTGAAAAAACACGTTTTTTTTAATCTTGATTTACAGCAGTTTGGCGGATCCTCACTATTCAATCAGAAAAAACAAAAGATTCCAACACATGAACAAAAAAAGATTGGATCACAGATTCCTTCAACCTATGTCCCCGCTCGGAACACTGTTTTTTTAGCGATAGCACTTGGCTTTGCAGAAACCTGTGATGCAGATGCAATTTTCATTGGAGCAAATGCAATTGATTACAGCGGGTATCCTGACTGTCGACCAGAGTATATTGCTGCTGTTCAAAATATGGTTAATCTTGCAACGAAAAAAACAATCGAGGGGAAAAAAATCATAATTCATGCACCGCTACTTATGATGACAAAAGCAGAAATCATAAAAAAAGGATTGCAACTCGGTGTTCCTTTTGAACATACCTGGTCCTGTTATAAAGGGGGGACTAAAGCGTGTGGGAGATGCGATTCCTGTGTTCTCCGACTACAAGGCTTTCACCAGGCAAAAATCAATGATCCACTACCATATCAGAAGAAAAACTCACCGAGGATACAACGATAA
- a CDS encoding DUF401 family protein — translation MFLSLVGIIVSFIVIIFFIRKQKSFGLSLILGAVILGFFSLEFLSFQDILKTIIAASIYSFDTGQINTETIELGLLSTFIFILAKTMQETGAITKLIESFRTVFSKGGILGVIPAIYGLMPVPGGALLSAPMLDEEGTAYQLDNRQKNFLNIWFRHIWFPIFPISAAMILICSQKFSDIDIGYLILINLPSTLTAILIGYFMLRFFLKHKNPSVTKEDTGGLRGLIYLIPPIAPLFFYLILQYVGFSQTRSFLIGVVFSIALLFFLTHNTSGEYLKIIRRSFTWNLIIAIFGIMIFREMFEATKANSILVDLIQTTPTPPLVIIILIPFLLGLLTGYNLGAITLSYFLIQPFFIFTSIPILGLTSIIFISSLVGYLISPIHLCNVLSSEYLKTNPMKIYRWFIPAAMTLLCIQIVFVVLVFSLG, via the coding sequence ATGTTTCTAAGTCTTGTCGGTATCATTGTTTCATTCATAGTAATTATCTTTTTCATCAGAAAACAGAAAAGTTTTGGATTATCGCTGATACTTGGTGCAGTTATCCTTGGTTTTTTTTCTCTGGAATTCCTATCATTCCAAGATATATTAAAAACCATTATCGCAGCAAGTATTTACTCATTTGATACCGGTCAGATCAATACGGAAACTATCGAGCTTGGTTTGTTAAGTACCTTTATTTTTATTCTTGCAAAAACCATGCAGGAAACCGGAGCAATAACTAAACTTATTGAAAGTTTTCGAACCGTCTTCTCAAAAGGAGGTATTCTTGGCGTTATTCCTGCGATATATGGTTTAATGCCAGTCCCAGGAGGTGCACTCCTTTCGGCACCAATGCTTGATGAAGAAGGAACTGCGTATCAACTCGATAATCGTCAAAAAAATTTCCTCAACATATGGTTTCGGCATATATGGTTCCCTATTTTTCCGATATCAGCAGCAATGATCCTCATCTGTAGTCAAAAATTTTCAGATATCGATATTGGATACCTCATCCTCATCAATTTACCTTCAACCCTTACTGCAATTCTGATTGGTTATTTTATGTTGCGGTTTTTTCTAAAACATAAAAATCCCTCTGTTACAAAAGAAGACACCGGCGGTCTTCGAGGATTGATCTATTTGATTCCTCCGATTGCTCCTTTGTTTTTTTACTTAATTTTACAATATGTTGGTTTTTCGCAGACAAGGTCCTTTTTGATCGGAGTTGTTTTTAGTATTGCTCTACTTTTTTTCCTCACACATAATACGAGTGGAGAGTATCTCAAGATCATTCGACGGTCATTTACCTGGAATCTCATAATTGCGATTTTCGGAATCATGATTTTTCGAGAAATGTTTGAAGCGACCAAAGCAAATAGTATTCTTGTTGATCTGATTCAAACAACACCGACACCGCCTTTGGTTATTATCATTCTGATTCCCTTCCTTCTTGGTTTATTGACTGGTTATAATCTTGGTGCTATAACGCTCTCCTATTTTTTGATACAACCCTTTTTCATATTCACTTCAATTCCTATTCTTGGTTTAACCAGCATAATTTTTATCAGTTCTCTTGTTGGTTATTTAATTTCACCAATTCATCTGTGTAATGTACTCAGTAGCGAATATCTAAAAACAAATCCTATGAAAATATATCGATGGTTTATCCCTGCTGCAATGACTCTGTTATGTATTCAAATTGTTTTTGTCGTGCTTGTTTTTTCATTAGGATAA
- a CDS encoding cysteine desulfurase family protein, producing MKKIFMDHASTTKVDPLVLKAMLPYYSTVYGNASSIHSFGRDARAAAEKARKAVAQLIKTDSSEIIFTSGGTESDNLAIKGVAYTFKDKRETKGPHIITSTIEHSAVLETCKHLEEQGFKVHYTSVDTMGMVNLEELQEVISKNTFLITIMTANNEIGTVQPIEEIGKIAHERNILFHTDAVQALGKLPIDVKKNHIDLLSLSSHKIYGPKGVGAVYIKDGVKLQPIIHGGGHEKGIRSSTLNVPGIVGLGKACELAEKRMETDTQKIQQKRDSLIKNILDIEESYLNGHPQKRLVNNAHFRFTGIEGESLVLALDEEGIAASTASACSSMKLQASHVLTAIGLDPVQAHGSIRLSLGRETTDEEIAIVSSVVPTVVERLRKMSPLWNR from the coding sequence ATGAAAAAAATATTCATGGACCATGCATCCACCACAAAAGTAGATCCTCTCGTTCTTAAAGCAATGCTCCCCTATTATTCGACCGTATACGGAAATGCATCATCGATTCATAGTTTCGGACGAGACGCGCGGGCTGCTGCTGAAAAAGCTCGAAAAGCAGTAGCACAACTTATCAAGACAGATAGCAGTGAAATTATTTTTACTTCAGGTGGTACTGAATCAGATAATCTTGCGATAAAAGGTGTTGCGTATACCTTCAAAGATAAACGAGAGACAAAAGGACCACATATCATCACTTCAACCATTGAACATTCAGCGGTTCTTGAAACCTGTAAACATCTTGAAGAGCAAGGATTTAAAGTGCATTACACCTCAGTTGATACCATGGGTATGGTGAATCTTGAAGAACTCCAAGAAGTAATCTCAAAAAACACGTTTCTGATTACAATCATGACAGCAAATAATGAGATCGGAACCGTTCAACCTATTGAAGAAATCGGGAAAATCGCCCATGAACGAAATATACTTTTTCATACCGATGCAGTTCAAGCACTAGGAAAACTCCCTATCGATGTTAAAAAAAATCATATTGATTTACTATCATTATCATCACATAAGATTTACGGACCAAAAGGAGTCGGTGCCGTATACATCAAAGATGGAGTGAAACTTCAGCCAATCATCCATGGCGGCGGTCATGAAAAAGGCATCCGTAGCAGCACGCTTAATGTACCTGGTATTGTCGGCCTTGGAAAAGCCTGTGAACTAGCTGAAAAAAGAATGGAAACCGATACACAAAAAATACAACAAAAACGAGATTCCCTAATCAAAAATATTTTAGACATCGAAGAAAGTTATCTCAACGGTCATCCTCAAAAAAGACTTGTAAACAATGCTCATTTCAGATTCACTGGAATAGAAGGAGAATCTCTTGTTTTAGCCCTTGATGAAGAAGGTATCGCTGCCTCAACAGCATCGGCATGTTCATCTATGAAGCTTCAAGCATCGCATGTTCTCACCGCGATCGGTTTAGACCCAGTACAAGCGCATGGGTCAATTCGATTGAGTTTAGGCCGAGAAACAACAGATGAAGAAATAGCGATTGTTTCGTCAGTTGTTCCAACGGTAGTTGAACGTCTACGAAAAATGTCTCCGCTTTGGAATCGATGA
- a CDS encoding nucleic acid-binding protein — protein MQKQCFILDTSAILSGIPLNLGDGFMVTTPKISQELRPGGRSYRTFEMLLGKGLSIQQPSSESLCIVQKTIKKMGETHRLSDADCEILALAYDIKNQGTYVVIILSDDYSIQNIASELHIVFQPVSHQSITKKFKWNYRCPGCKKTFTTAVEICPICGTQTKQSVQRKEDIS, from the coding sequence ATGCAGAAACAATGTTTTATTCTTGATACTTCAGCAATTCTCTCAGGAATTCCCTTAAATCTTGGTGATGGTTTCATGGTTACAACACCAAAAATCTCACAAGAGTTACGACCGGGGGGTCGTTCGTATCGTACTTTTGAAATGCTGCTGGGAAAAGGGTTGAGCATTCAACAGCCGTCCTCTGAATCGTTGTGTATAGTCCAAAAAACGATTAAAAAGATGGGTGAAACACATCGTTTATCAGATGCTGATTGTGAGATCCTTGCGCTAGCGTATGATATCAAAAATCAAGGAACGTACGTTGTCATTATTCTGAGTGATGATTACAGTATTCAAAATATTGCATCTGAGCTGCATATTGTTTTTCAGCCGGTATCACACCAAAGTATAACAAAAAAGTTTAAATGGAATTATCGATGTCCAGGGTGTAAAAAAACGTTTACCACAGCAGTAGAAATCTGTCCGATCTGTGGAACACAGACCAAACAATCTGTGCAGCGAAAGGAAGATATTAGTTAG
- a CDS encoding AAA family ATPase codes for MNKVDLLPYLRNPSFYGSSASSVEIIQTHISVVALTGPYAYKVKKPVNFGFLDFSTLEKRKFYCEEEIRLNKRLCPDIYLSVLPITQQNGAIVLNGTGKPIEYVVKMKQFPQQEIMTYLLKQGKIDEDIIDILCSKLVDFYTREQPTDEISSYGSPDQVRQNIDENFEQTKAVVGSLISPETYAFIKTTNDAFFKNKKDVFHRRIKQGYIRDCHGDLHSGNIVVSGANNIYIFDCIEFNKRFRFIDVASDIGFLAMDLDYQNHPYLASFLITNYVKKSGDTGIFDLLNFYKSYRAYVRGKVTGFQLQDPKIPEHKKQELQRTAQRYFTLSEYYALLFSLDVAEHTPCLFVVGGLSGTGKSTVAQKIAVDYHACYLNSDIIRKQLAGIDTYERHHDAFNKGLYEPKNVDATYEKMITTAAETLQRKENVVLDATFQKRKHRDMVVRLSQDLSASLIIIQCVCPDEEVKKRLESRLEKKSVSDGRWEIYLKQKETFEAFSSKDHVYIFDTSNEQYEYRFNFFKTIAQHLSKV; via the coding sequence ATGAACAAGGTTGATCTTCTTCCGTATCTTCGAAATCCTAGCTTTTATGGATCATCAGCTTCATCTGTAGAAATTATTCAGACACATATTTCTGTTGTAGCATTAACAGGACCCTATGCGTACAAGGTAAAAAAACCAGTCAATTTTGGGTTTCTTGATTTTTCAACACTTGAGAAAAGGAAATTTTATTGCGAAGAAGAAATCCGTTTAAATAAACGCCTTTGCCCAGATATATATCTTAGTGTACTCCCCATCACACAACAGAATGGTGCTATTGTACTCAACGGTACCGGGAAGCCGATCGAGTATGTCGTGAAAATGAAGCAGTTTCCTCAACAAGAAATTATGACGTATCTGCTGAAACAGGGAAAAATCGATGAGGATATCATAGATATACTTTGTTCAAAACTAGTCGATTTTTATACTCGTGAACAGCCGACCGATGAAATAAGCTCCTATGGCAGTCCTGACCAAGTACGTCAGAATATTGATGAAAATTTTGAACAAACAAAAGCTGTTGTTGGTAGTCTTATTTCTCCTGAAACATATGCTTTTATAAAAACAACAAATGATGCTTTTTTTAAGAACAAAAAGGATGTTTTTCACCGTCGAATCAAGCAAGGCTACATCCGTGATTGCCATGGAGATCTCCATTCAGGGAACATCGTCGTTTCTGGTGCAAACAATATCTATATTTTTGATTGCATCGAATTTAATAAACGATTTCGATTTATCGACGTTGCATCTGATATCGGTTTTCTTGCGATGGATCTAGATTATCAAAACCATCCGTATCTTGCAAGTTTTTTAATTACCAACTATGTTAAAAAAAGCGGTGACACAGGCATCTTTGATCTTCTAAATTTCTACAAATCCTACCGAGCCTATGTTCGGGGGAAGGTTACTGGTTTTCAACTCCAGGATCCAAAGATACCTGAGCATAAAAAACAAGAGTTACAAAGGACTGCACAGCGATATTTTACATTATCAGAATATTATGCTTTGTTATTTTCGCTTGATGTAGCAGAACATACGCCATGTCTCTTTGTTGTCGGTGGTTTGAGTGGTACTGGTAAATCAACGGTTGCACAAAAAATCGCTGTTGACTATCATGCATGCTATCTCAACTCAGATATTATTCGGAAACAACTTGCTGGCATCGATACCTATGAACGACATCACGATGCATTCAACAAAGGGTTATACGAACCAAAAAACGTTGATGCTACGTATGAAAAAATGATTACAACTGCAGCAGAAACGCTCCAACGGAAAGAAAATGTGGTTCTCGATGCAACCTTCCAAAAAAGGAAACATCGTGACATGGTTGTTCGTCTTTCCCAAGATTTATCTGCATCTCTCATCATCATCCAATGTGTTTGTCCCGATGAAGAGGTAAAAAAGCGGTTAGAATCCCGTCTGGAGAAAAAATCGGTTTCAGATGGACGATGGGAGATTTATCTTAAACAGAAAGAAACCTTCGAAGCATTTTCTTCAAAGGATCATGTGTATATTTTTGACACGTCGAACGAGCAATATGAATATCGATTCAATTTTTTCAAAACGATAGCGCAGCATCTTTCTAAGGTGTAA
- the dph2 gene encoding diphthamide biosynthesis enzyme Dph2, which produces MKIAGYDLDMDHIIDQIVQKQYSTLALQVPEGLKHSLRPIVNYLEQQTRARVIVLADPCFGACDIPVNSLYNLPIDCIIHIGHTKLLPHHDQSIPVLYVTAAADIDVYRVVEKACSLLVGNRIGLVTTAQHLHTLQKLSKFLQDHGFKPIVGKGDSRVTADGQILGCNFSSATSVVGSVDSYLFLGSGMFHPLGLLLATKKPVIAADPYTLQVKRQELEDMKDSLLRQRYGAIAAAKTAKTFGILVGLKPGQQRLQLVFHLKTIIESARRTSLILAVNYVSPEILQSFLDIDCFISTICPRIAIDDYLQYKKPLITPVEAEIAFGVRSWQTYIFDQICDEHIR; this is translated from the coding sequence ATGAAAATTGCAGGTTATGATTTAGACATGGATCACATCATTGACCAAATTGTTCAGAAACAGTATTCGACGCTCGCACTGCAAGTCCCGGAAGGGCTGAAACACTCATTGCGACCTATTGTAAACTATCTGGAACAACAAACGCGTGCTCGGGTTATTGTCCTTGCTGATCCTTGCTTCGGAGCATGCGATATCCCAGTGAATTCTTTGTATAATCTACCTATTGATTGTATTATTCATATTGGTCATACGAAACTGCTTCCTCACCACGATCAGTCCATTCCTGTTTTATATGTCACTGCAGCTGCTGATATCGATGTTTACCGAGTTGTTGAAAAAGCTTGCTCTTTGCTTGTTGGAAATCGTATTGGTCTTGTGACAACTGCGCAGCATCTTCACACGTTACAAAAACTATCCAAATTTTTACAGGATCATGGATTTAAACCAATTGTGGGAAAAGGAGATAGTCGGGTAACTGCCGATGGTCAGATTCTCGGTTGTAATTTTTCATCAGCAACATCGGTTGTCGGAAGTGTTGATTCATATTTATTTCTCGGAAGTGGGATGTTTCACCCTCTTGGTTTGTTGTTAGCAACAAAAAAACCTGTTATTGCTGCTGATCCCTATACGCTTCAGGTTAAACGACAGGAACTTGAAGATATGAAAGATAGTCTTTTACGACAGAGGTATGGGGCTATTGCAGCTGCAAAAACTGCAAAAACTTTTGGCATTCTTGTTGGTTTGAAACCAGGTCAACAACGACTACAGCTTGTTTTTCACCTGAAAACAATCATTGAATCTGCACGTCGAACTAGTCTGATTCTTGCAGTGAATTATGTTTCCCCTGAAATTTTACAGAGTTTTCTTGATATTGATTGTTTTATTTCGACAATCTGTCCACGTATTGCAATTGATGATTATCTCCAGTATAAAAAACCCCTCATCACGCCGGTCGAGGCTGAAATTGCATTTGGTGTTCGATCTTGGCAAACCTATATCTTTGATCAGATCTGTGATGAGCACATTCGATGA
- the nadA gene encoding quinolinate synthase NadA — MEKEQIIEKIQKLKEKQHAILLAHNYQHPDIQDIADVLGDSLDLSIKATKTDAKVIVFCGVDFMAQSAKILNPEKTVLHPDPKAQCPMAEMVDVESLRWMKEKHPDAEVVAYINTSAEVKACADICCTSANGVKIVQSCQAKKIIFIPDTNLGLYIQRFVPEKEILIWPGICSTHHNITKDHILLLKNKYPDAEVLVHPECRPEVIDIADHALSTNGMVQQVKQSKATRFIIGTEKELCYRLKKENPDKIFYPIETAICPNMKKITLQKVLKSLETLKPAIQLSKETMEKARIPLQKMMDLK, encoded by the coding sequence ATGGAGAAAGAACAGATTATAGAAAAAATTCAGAAATTGAAAGAAAAGCAACATGCCATCCTGCTCGCGCATAATTATCAACATCCTGATATTCAAGATATTGCCGACGTTCTTGGAGATTCACTAGATCTTTCAATTAAAGCTACAAAAACTGATGCAAAGGTTATCGTTTTTTGTGGTGTTGATTTCATGGCTCAATCAGCAAAAATACTCAACCCGGAAAAAACAGTACTTCATCCTGATCCTAAAGCGCAATGTCCCATGGCTGAGATGGTCGATGTCGAAAGTCTCCGCTGGATGAAAGAAAAACATCCTGATGCTGAAGTTGTTGCGTATATTAACACGTCTGCTGAAGTAAAAGCATGTGCAGATATTTGCTGTACCTCTGCAAATGGAGTGAAAATTGTACAGTCCTGCCAAGCAAAAAAAATTATTTTTATCCCTGATACAAATCTTGGGTTGTACATTCAACGATTTGTACCTGAGAAAGAGATCCTGATTTGGCCGGGCATCTGCTCGACCCATCATAATATCACAAAAGATCACATTCTATTGTTAAAAAACAAGTATCCTGATGCTGAAGTCCTTGTCCATCCTGAATGCAGACCTGAGGTTATCGATATTGCTGATCATGCACTATCAACCAATGGTATGGTTCAGCAGGTGAAGCAATCAAAAGCAACTCGTTTCATCATTGGCACTGAAAAAGAGCTTTGTTATCGTCTCAAAAAAGAAAATCCAGATAAAATTTTTTATCCAATTGAAACTGCAATCTGCCCAAATATGAAAAAAATCACCTTGCAAAAAGTGTTAAAAAGTCTTGAAACTTTAAAACCCGCGATTCAACTCTCAAAAGAAACAATGGAAAAAGCCCGGATTCCACTACAGAAGATGATGGATTTAAAGTAA
- a CDS encoding S26 family signal peptidase, whose amino-acid sequence MNLKQAFIRFWKSEDNKISLVRDVLVALFAVFVVLVILWTYTGQWFSAPMVAIESGSMEHPNPPFGRLGTIDAGDMVLVQKVSIRTDVIPHGGPYGGAQAENGWQSYGDYGDVIIYKPDGRNDVSQIIHRCMCWVDVYSNGVETRYTIREYGIFNETSLTIPELGLYNKQPNPAWTHSGFLTKGDNNNVIDQVTTICRQPVKVEWISGKARLEIPWLGTINLFFEDILHGKSTTSNVHEDSFICLGIVITILISIPIVLDIRDYLRDKKKKQEPKQL is encoded by the coding sequence ATGAATCTCAAGCAAGCGTTTATTCGATTTTGGAAAAGTGAGGATAACAAAATATCTCTTGTTCGAGACGTTCTTGTTGCGCTGTTTGCGGTTTTTGTTGTTCTGGTGATTCTCTGGACGTATACTGGTCAGTGGTTTTCAGCTCCTATGGTCGCTATTGAATCAGGAAGTATGGAACATCCAAATCCTCCTTTTGGTCGTCTTGGAACGATCGATGCTGGTGATATGGTTCTTGTCCAGAAAGTATCAATCAGAACTGATGTTATTCCTCATGGAGGACCATATGGTGGGGCTCAAGCTGAAAACGGCTGGCAATCCTATGGTGATTACGGAGATGTCATTATTTATAAACCTGATGGTCGAAATGATGTTTCTCAAATTATTCATCGGTGTATGTGTTGGGTTGATGTCTATTCAAATGGAGTTGAAACGAGATACACCATCAGAGAGTATGGTATCTTTAATGAAACCTCATTGACGATACCTGAGCTTGGTTTGTATAACAAACAACCGAATCCTGCTTGGACACATTCAGGTTTCCTCACAAAAGGAGATAATAACAATGTTATTGATCAGGTTACTACGATCTGCAGACAACCGGTAAAAGTTGAATGGATCTCAGGAAAAGCGCGGTTAGAAATCCCCTGGCTTGGAACGATTAATCTTTTCTTTGAAGATATTCTTCACGGGAAAAGTACGACGAGCAATGTTCATGAAGACTCCTTTATTTGTCTTGGGATTGTAATAACTATATTGATCTCGATACCCATTGTTCTTGACATTCGTGATTATCTTAGAGATAAGAAAAAGAAACAAGAACCAAAACAATTATAA